One Capsicum annuum cultivar UCD-10X-F1 chromosome 2, UCD10Xv1.1, whole genome shotgun sequence genomic window carries:
- the LOC107858229 gene encoding uncharacterized protein LOC107858229 yields the protein MTAPWPFVAWGMDVIGPIEPKASNRHRFILVAIDYFTKYVTDNAVNLNSHLMQEVCQQFKIMHRNSTPYRPKANRAVEAANKNLKKILHKMVQGFRQRHEKLPFALLGYRTTVRTSIGATPYLLVYGTEVFIPGEIEIPYLRLVVEAEIDEDQWVKTRLEQLSLIDEKRLTSVCH from the exons ATGactgctccatggccttttgtggcttggggaatggatgtaaTTGGGCCAATTGAACCAAAGGCCTCGAATAGACATAGGTTCATCTTagtagccattgattatttcacgaa ATATGTCACGGATAATGCTGTGAATCTCAATAGCCatctgatgcaagaagtgtgccagcaatttaagattatgcatcgaaATTCAACTCCTTATCGTCCAAAGGCAAATAGAGCTGtagaagctgccaacaagaacttaaagaaaatactccATAAGATGGTGCAGGGTTTCCGACAACGGCATGAAAAGTTACCTTTTGCTTTGTTGGGTTATCGTACTACTGTTCGGActtcaattggtgcaactccttacttgTTAGTGTATGGAACTGAAGTATTTATACCTGGAGAGATTGAAATTCCATATCTTCGATTAGTTGTAGAAGCAGAAATTGATGAGGACCAATGGGTCAAGACTCGTTTAGAGCAATTAAgcttaatagatgaaaaaagatTGACGTCAGTATGTCATTGA
- the LOC107859579 gene encoding protein DETOXIFICATION 40 isoform X2, with protein sequence MLNRRTQLLTATFCSFKSELGARSLLRLLRTNRSHDRCPSILGLSTWQASYFDSSSTQRENMDKCFQETGQSEPLLEPKEPTVVSVEHVSSELEDILSDTSLSHFQRLGRASVVEFRNLFCLAAPAIIVYLLNNVTSMSTQIFCGHLGNLELAAASLGNEGIQLLAYGVMLGMGSAVETLCGQAYGAHKYDTLGIYLQRSTILLMLTGLPIMVAYLFSKPILILLGESEKVASAAALFVYGLIPQIFAYAANFPIQKFLQAQSIVNPSAYIAAATLVLHLFLTWIVLYVFKWGLFGGALVLSISWWILVIAQFMYILWSDKCKQTWNGFTSQAFSGLWDFFKLSAASSVMLCLETWYFQILVLVAGLLPNPEVALDSLAVCVRVSNELGAGHPKSASFSVLVVTLSSFVIAVVIAIVVMILRDVMSYAFTGGETIAKASSELAPLLAASIILNGIQPVLSGVAVGCGWQGFVAYVNVGCYYVVGIPLGVLLGFYFKLEAKGLWLGMFGGTAMQTVILVWVTFRTNWNEEVEKTKNRLVKWQDSSKKPLLNES encoded by the exons ATGTTGAATCGGAGAACCCAATTATTAACAG CAACATTCTGTTCTTTCAAATCTGAGCTTGGGGCTAGGAGTCTATTGAGATTGCTTAGGACTAACAGGTCACACGATAGGTGTCCTTCTATCCTTGGCCTATCGACTTGGCAGGCAAGCTACTTTGATTCGTCTTCGACTCAGAGAGAAAACATGGacaagtgttttcaagaaactGGGCAAAGTGAACCTCTCTTAGAACCCAAAGAACCAACAGTGGTGTCTGTGGAACATGTAAGTTCTGAGCTTGAAGACATACTGTCTGACACAAGTTTATCTCATTTCCAGCGGCTTGGACGGGCCTCTGTAGTAGAATTTAGGAATCTCTTTTGCCTAGCAGCTCCAGCAATCATTGTTTATTTGCTCAACAATGTTACTTCTATGTCTACCCAAATATTCTGTGGCCATCTTGGTAATCTTGAACTTGCTGCTGCTTCACTTGGCAATGAAGGTATCCAACTCTTGGCTTATGGCGTCATG TTAGGGATGGGGAGTGCAGTGGAGACACTATGTGGGCAGGCATATGGAGCTCACAAGTATGACACGTTAGGAATATATCTTCAAAGATCAACAATTCTCCTTATGTTAACTGGACTACCGATCATGGTGGCTTACTTATTTTCAAAGCCAATTTTGATCTTATTAGGAGAATCAGAGAAAGTTGCATCAGCGGCTGCATTATTCGTCTACGGTCTAATTCCTCAAATATTTGCTTACGCTGCTAATTTCCCCATCCAAAAGTTCTTACAAGCTCAGAGCATTGTAAATCCTAGCGCGTATATAGCAGCAGCCACATTAGTCCTCCATCTTTTCCTAACATGGATTGTGCTTTATGTATTTAAGTGGGGGTTATTCGGAGGAGCCTTGGTACTAAGTATTTCATGGTGGATACTAGTCATTGCGCAATTTATGTACATATTGTGGAGCGATAAGTGTAAGCAAACATGGAACGGATTTACCTCGCAAGCTTTTTCTGGGCTGTGGGATTTTTTTAAGTTGTCAGCTGCTTCATCCGTGATGTTGTGCTTGGAGACGTGGTACTTTCAGATTTTGGTTTTAGTTGCTGGTTTGCTTCCAAATCCTGAAGTGGCATTAGACTCGCTAGCTGTTTG TGTGAGGGTGAGCAATGAGTTGGGAGCAGGGCATCCGAAATCGGCCTCATTTTCAGTACTGGTGGTGACATTAAGCTCATTCGTGATTGCTGTAGTCATTGCCATAGTAGTAATGATCCTTCGTGACGTGATGAGTTATGCATTCACGGGAGGAGAAACAATTGCTAAAGCATCTTCAGAACTTGCACCACTCTTGGCTGCCTCTATAATTCTTAATGGCATTCAACCTGTTCTATCTG GGGTGGCTGTTGGGTGTGGATGGCAAGGTTTTGTGGCATATGTTAACGTGGGATGTTACTACGTTGTTGGCATTCCATTGGGTGTTCTTCTTGGATTTTACTTCAAACTCGAAGCTAAG GGATTATGGCTGGGTATGTTTGGAGGAACAGCAATGCAAACTGTAATCTTAGTATGGGTAACTTTTAGAACCAATTGGAACGAAGAG GTGGAGAAAACGAAAAATCGATTAGTTAAGTGGCAAGATAGCAGTAAAAAGCCATTGTTGAATGAATCATGA
- the LOC107859579 gene encoding protein DETOXIFICATION 40 isoform X1 translates to MLNRRTQLLTATFCSFKSELGARSLLRLLRTNRSHDRCPSILGLSTWQASYFDSSSTQRENMDKCFQETGQSEPLLEPKEPTVVSVEHVSSELEDILSDTSLSHFQRLGRASVVEFRNLFCLAAPAIIVYLLNNVTSMSTQIFCGHLGNLELAAASLGNEGIQLLAYGVMLGMGSAVETLCGQAYGAHKYDTLGIYLQRSTILLMLTGLPIMVAYLFSKPILILLGESEKVASAAALFVYGLIPQIFAYAANFPIQKFLQAQSIVNPSAYIAAATLVLHLFLTWIVLYVFKWGLFGGALVLSISWWILVIAQFMYILWSDKCKQTWNGFTSQAFSGLWDFFKLSAASSVMLCLETWYFQILVLVAGLLPNPEVALDSLAVCNTILGWVFMISVGFNAAASVRVSNELGAGHPKSASFSVLVVTLSSFVIAVVIAIVVMILRDVMSYAFTGGETIAKASSELAPLLAASIILNGIQPVLSGVAVGCGWQGFVAYVNVGCYYVVGIPLGVLLGFYFKLEAKGLWLGMFGGTAMQTVILVWVTFRTNWNEEVEKTKNRLVKWQDSSKKPLLNES, encoded by the exons ATGTTGAATCGGAGAACCCAATTATTAACAG CAACATTCTGTTCTTTCAAATCTGAGCTTGGGGCTAGGAGTCTATTGAGATTGCTTAGGACTAACAGGTCACACGATAGGTGTCCTTCTATCCTTGGCCTATCGACTTGGCAGGCAAGCTACTTTGATTCGTCTTCGACTCAGAGAGAAAACATGGacaagtgttttcaagaaactGGGCAAAGTGAACCTCTCTTAGAACCCAAAGAACCAACAGTGGTGTCTGTGGAACATGTAAGTTCTGAGCTTGAAGACATACTGTCTGACACAAGTTTATCTCATTTCCAGCGGCTTGGACGGGCCTCTGTAGTAGAATTTAGGAATCTCTTTTGCCTAGCAGCTCCAGCAATCATTGTTTATTTGCTCAACAATGTTACTTCTATGTCTACCCAAATATTCTGTGGCCATCTTGGTAATCTTGAACTTGCTGCTGCTTCACTTGGCAATGAAGGTATCCAACTCTTGGCTTATGGCGTCATG TTAGGGATGGGGAGTGCAGTGGAGACACTATGTGGGCAGGCATATGGAGCTCACAAGTATGACACGTTAGGAATATATCTTCAAAGATCAACAATTCTCCTTATGTTAACTGGACTACCGATCATGGTGGCTTACTTATTTTCAAAGCCAATTTTGATCTTATTAGGAGAATCAGAGAAAGTTGCATCAGCGGCTGCATTATTCGTCTACGGTCTAATTCCTCAAATATTTGCTTACGCTGCTAATTTCCCCATCCAAAAGTTCTTACAAGCTCAGAGCATTGTAAATCCTAGCGCGTATATAGCAGCAGCCACATTAGTCCTCCATCTTTTCCTAACATGGATTGTGCTTTATGTATTTAAGTGGGGGTTATTCGGAGGAGCCTTGGTACTAAGTATTTCATGGTGGATACTAGTCATTGCGCAATTTATGTACATATTGTGGAGCGATAAGTGTAAGCAAACATGGAACGGATTTACCTCGCAAGCTTTTTCTGGGCTGTGGGATTTTTTTAAGTTGTCAGCTGCTTCATCCGTGATGTTGTGCTTGGAGACGTGGTACTTTCAGATTTTGGTTTTAGTTGCTGGTTTGCTTCCAAATCCTGAAGTGGCATTAGACTCGCTAGCTGTTTG TAATACAATTCTTGGGTGGGTATTCATGATATCTGTTGGGTTCAATGCGGCAGCAAG TGTGAGGGTGAGCAATGAGTTGGGAGCAGGGCATCCGAAATCGGCCTCATTTTCAGTACTGGTGGTGACATTAAGCTCATTCGTGATTGCTGTAGTCATTGCCATAGTAGTAATGATCCTTCGTGACGTGATGAGTTATGCATTCACGGGAGGAGAAACAATTGCTAAAGCATCTTCAGAACTTGCACCACTCTTGGCTGCCTCTATAATTCTTAATGGCATTCAACCTGTTCTATCTG GGGTGGCTGTTGGGTGTGGATGGCAAGGTTTTGTGGCATATGTTAACGTGGGATGTTACTACGTTGTTGGCATTCCATTGGGTGTTCTTCTTGGATTTTACTTCAAACTCGAAGCTAAG GGATTATGGCTGGGTATGTTTGGAGGAACAGCAATGCAAACTGTAATCTTAGTATGGGTAACTTTTAGAACCAATTGGAACGAAGAG GTGGAGAAAACGAAAAATCGATTAGTTAAGTGGCAAGATAGCAGTAAAAAGCCATTGTTGAATGAATCATGA
- the LOC107859580 gene encoding uncharacterized GPI-anchored protein At1g61900, with protein MRGGVSQSFKLYLLHVFLLLLYIQDSSCSSVNSLRGSLNMDRKEDVLLPEISPTASPQPFLPLLAPSPWAPFTNSTLPKLSGLCTLKFDAVESMMGVTSIDCVAPFAQYLANVMCCPQLETTLVILIGQSSKYTKMLALNSTLATHCLSDFQQILVSQGANDTLQHICSLHPSNLTEGSCPVKDVREFETTVDSSSLLAACKKIDLVNECCEQTCENAISEAAKKLALKAYDLLSMEGAEVLSDHSTRVNDCRRIAHRWLASKLDPSGAKDVLRGLSNCKNNKVCPLVFPNASHVAKACGHGTNNQTACCNTIESYVSHLQRQSFVTNLQALDCAASLGVKLQKANVSKNIYNLCHITLKDFSVQVAPEVSGCLLPSLPSDAVLDQISGISFVCDLNDNIPAPWPSLSQLPVSSCNKTVKIPALPAAASGQISLNSLSIGSHLRLLALTVLGSLFYT; from the exons ATGAGAGGTGGGGTGTCTCAAAGTTTCAAGCTTTACCTTCTCCATGTGTTTCTACTGCTTCTTT ACATCCAGGACTCCAGTTGCAGTTCAGTGAATTCTCTCAGGGGTTCTTTAAACATGGACAGAAAAGAGGACGTTCTGTTGCCTGAGATCTCCCCAACTGCTTCTCCTCAGCCCTTTCTCCCACTTCTGGCACCTTCTCCGTGGGCACCTTTCACAAACAGCACTTTACCAAAATTATCGG GACTCTGTACGCTGAAATTTGATGCTGTGGAAAGCATGATGGGTGTGACATCAATTGATTGTGTTGCTCCGTTTGCACAGTATCTGGCTAATGTCATGTGTTGCCCACAACTGGAAACAACTCTTGTTATTCTTATTGGGCAGTCTAGTAAATACACAAAGATGCTTGCTTTAAATAGCACACTTGCAACGCATTGCCTTTCAGATTTTCAGCAAATTCTGGTGAGCCAGGGTGCCAATGACACTTTACAGCACATATGCTCTCTCCATCCATCAAATCTTACAGAAGGTTCTTGCCCAGTCAAAGATGTTCGTGAGTTTGAAACAACAGTGGACTCATCTAGCCTACTTGCTGCCTGCAAGAAGATTGACCTTGTGAATGAATGCTGTGAGCAAACTTGTGAAAATGCAATATCAGAAGCTGCTAAAAAACTTGCACTAAAAGCATATGATCTTCTGAGCATGGAAGGTGCTGAGGTGCTGTCTGACCATTCGACCAGGGTTAACGATTGCAGAAGGATTGCACACCGTTGGCTGGCTAGTAAACTTGACCCTAGTGGTGCAAAAGATGTTCTTAGAGGACTATCTAATTGCAAAAATAATAAAG TGTGCCCTCTGGTATTCCCTAATGCGAGCCATGTTGCAAAGGCTTGTGGACATGGGACGAACAACCAAACAGCATGCTGTAATACCATTGAGAGCTATGTGTCTCACTTACAAAGGCAGAGTTTTGTTACCAATTTGCAAGCTTTGGATTGCGCTGCTTCACTTGGAGTCAAGTTACAGAAAGCCAATGTGAGCAAAAATATATACAATCTTTGTCACATTACCCTCAAAGACTTTTCTGTGCAAG TCGCACCCGAAG TTTCTGGATGTCTTTTGCCCAGTCTTCCATCAGATGCTGTACTTGACCAAATCTCTGGGATCAGCTTTGTCTGTGATTTAAATGATAACATTCCAGCCCCTTGGCCATCTCTCTCTCAGTTACCAGTTTCGTCATGTAATAAAA CTGTGAAAATTCCTGCACTTCCTGCGGCAGCATCTGGCCAGATCA GTCTGAACAGCTTAAGCATCGGGTCTCATCTGCGTCTCTTGGCCTTGACGGTTCTTGGAAGCCTCTTTTATACTTGA